The window TTCAACAGATCCCAAGCTCCTAGCCATAGATATCAGCTTCTTTGGTGAAGCTTGGGCATGCCAAAAAGAGCATCTTGTTGCGATAAGATGAAGGAACGAGTACACAAGTTAGCTTCATAAGTTCAAAGCAGCCTTTCTAATAATAGGGCATTGCAGCTTAGGATTTtagatgtcttttttttttgcaactcaggagtttaaataatataacctAATATGAAATCTACAGCCTGCTGTGACCAATTGCTGAAACTAAAGACCTACTGAGATGTAAGAAGCGAGTTCTTTTCAATGTTGCAAAGCATGTAAGAGTCCCATATTAAGGGAAGAGCTAAAGCTACAAAGCCTAACATTGGAGTCTGCTTGAGACAATCCCAGAAGTAAATCTATAGATATCCGTAGCTGCTCTGCTTCCTCTTCATATTCTAGTTCATTGTAACTCCTCAGAGGCAGCAATTGAAAACATGTGAGAGATAACATGAAAGACTTCACTGACAACTTATAATCTGCAATTCGCACTTCCAAATCTCAATATCTTTACTTACAACAATTGTTTGTAACAACTAAAGAGGCGTTATTGATACAAGCAGAGAGAAAGATACAACTTGAAGCGTTTATAGACTCCTCCTCGTGTTAACACCATCAATCTTTTCTCCTGTTGAAACAAAAGGTTCTCCTGATACAGCCTATTCCATCCATCATGCAACAGAAAAGTCGGTGGGCTGTGCAATGTCAACATCCTCAAAGTCGCCATCGTCTGCACAAGAAAGAAtgaatcaatgataacaattGTTGTAATTAACGAGGGCTAAATATAAGGGATAAGGGATATAAACAACAGAACCACGTTCAGCTATATCCAGTCACAAAGGTTGTAGAGATTGCAACGTTTCAACAGTCTCGATACAAATCAATAGAGTTTGAAGGGGTTCACAGACcaaataaacatataaaaaactGTGGTTACTAGTAAACCAAGATGTCTATTCCATTACGACTAGTCCAGGCTACATATATACCCAACAAGGGCGCTATATTAACCAGAGTACTACAAGGAGCAAAGGAAAATAAGGGGTCAAATACCTTTCCTCAAAGTCAGAGCCACGACTGCATCATTCTCAACCtgaacaacaaaacaaagaatATAGTAACAACATTGGAACATATGACTATATGAGACACTCAAAATGTTTGATACCTTCTGCTCGGCTAGAGATTTTGAATCCTCTAATACTTCTTCGGTAGACATTAAGATGAGACGCTGGTTGCTGACTGGTTGCTCAATGAGGGTACAGAGTCTTTGTTTAACATCCAAAACAGTCTCT of the Brassica rapa cultivar Chiifu-401-42 chromosome A03, CAAS_Brap_v3.01, whole genome shotgun sequence genome contains:
- the LOC103856726 gene encoding uncharacterized protein LOC103856726 is translated as MAMYIRVKRMKATYFIQCDPTETVLDVKQRLCTLIEQPVSNQRLILMSTEEVLEDSKSLAEQKVENDAVVALTLRKDDGDFEDVDIAQPTDFSVA